CTAACGAAATCAATTCATGATCTTTTGTGATGGCAGATGGATCGACTCCTACTTGGAACTGTCCTCCTGAAACTAATATACTTCCATCCCCAAGGCAAACCATCGAATGACCAAACCTCCTCCGGACCATACGGAAGGAAAGTTCTGTTACAGTTTCAGATGATGGATCTATAGAATATATTTTGTCAGAAATTTGAGTGCTTGCAGATACATTTCCAGCGACTGTTTTTCCACCAGAGACAAACACTTTCCCAGTTTTTTGAACACAAATAGAAAGTCCCGTCATACCTTCGTTTAACGAAGGCAACAGCTTCGATACTCCTGTCTCTGGATCCCATATTTCTACAGTTGACAAAGTTGCGCCAGAAGGGTTAATCCCACCAACCAAAATAATTCTTCCATCATTTAAGATTGAAGTTGTGATTTTCCCCTTTGCTTCCGAAATTGAACCGTAAAATCTTGGGTATGGAAATCGAAACTCAAATTGTTTTCCTGGGAAAGAAAACTCATTCATTGTCTCTGGTTTCGTGATGGATAAAAGCACTGGCTCTCTCCATTCAGACCTTGATGAAACAGAAAACAAAACTCTTAACCGAGAATCCGAGAGCGGGAATACATCACGTAAAATTAAATCATTTTGATAAGGATCTGAAATTTTAAAATTCGCTTTTGAGAAATAATTAGCAGCTGGAGCACTTAAGTCTAAATCCAGGTATTCTGTTTTTACAAAAATAGGATAATCATTTTGTTTATATCTTGAAGTGATCGTTAATTCATCACCCAATCCCAATCCGAGTAATGCAACAGCAGAACTTCCAACAATATTTGTAGGATCAAAAACATTCTGATTGGGTGCTTTTACATTACAATGCAGAACAAAGATGATTGAAATTAAATTAAAACCTAATCGCATAACCCAATTTCCCAACTCGATTGATTCCCATATAACCTTGATTTTCCAAATCCAAATCTAAAAAAACACCGGATTTTTCTTTAGGATTCGGGCCTAACAAATAAAAATCAAACACATTTGCGGACCAAATGAAGAGTAATGCTGTTAGGGCATGTGACAAGTTCGTACGCGAGGTCTCCATTTGTTGTCTATGCGGTTCAATTAGATAGTAATTCAACACTACAGTTTCAGCGATTCTCGGATTCGGAGGGATCCCAATAGCGGATTCGTATGCATGTTTGTCTGATTGGAATTGGTTGTATTGGTATCCAGCATACAATACTCCAAACGCAAAAATCGACATGTAAATTTTACCTTTTTCTTCCTGTCCTCTCGCATATTGACCCCAACCGGGAATTAGGAAGGAACGAAACGCATACGTTGGATTATATGGATTGAATAAAGGAGCATCTGCCAAAGAAGTTTCTGGATTCACTGCATAAGTTAAGATCGTATCTTCTGCTTTTTCCGCATATTCTTTGGTATAAGGTTTTTGTAATTTTTGATTTTCTTTAGTCCAATCTTTCATGGATTGAATTACATAATTCGACAATTCGGAATACGTTA
The Leptospira levettii genome window above contains:
- a CDS encoding kelch repeat-containing protein, with the translated sequence MRLGFNLISIIFVLHCNVKAPNQNVFDPTNIVGSSAVALLGLGLGDELTITSRYKQNDYPIFVKTEYLDLDLSAPAANYFSKANFKISDPYQNDLILRDVFPLSDSRLRVLFSVSSRSEWREPVLLSITKPETMNEFSFPGKQFEFRFPYPRFYGSISEAKGKITTSILNDGRIILVGGINPSGATLSTVEIWDPETGVSKLLPSLNEGMTGLSICVQKTGKVFVSGGKTVAGNVSASTQISDKIYSIDPSSETVTELSFRMVRRRFGHSMVCLGDGSILVSGGQFQVGVDPSAITKDHELISLAGNSSVLLDGSSDFPIGIIFHATEYDEANSRILYFGGRDRIDPYAFFSNTIYTINTNNFSLTSLLGNFATARSNVTNLKMPNMDRVLFGGMNREGTGSKAIESWNESLSSTTSLGFTSRFKNGSAIVRFSDEQVFFTGGVDTYYKSGILEIYDHFERKNYIVDTMMSPRSEHSAFLTTKGIVIFGDSALTDTRVEVYGKD